A genomic segment from Candidatus Pacearchaeota archaeon encodes:
- a CDS encoding site-2 protease family protein, translating into MEKIIIISGFILMIIGIYLIYTILKIFIFSPETYTNLVKAPPIFPLVPYFTEIFKIQILPPFYFTYWIIIIAIASISHEFFHGIFFKKENVRIKSTGFAFLGPFLAAFVDPEEKDIKKMKNSKQLAATAAGTFANLIVGIFFIFISVIFIHLTFTPMGATITGYGGSYINVSSIDKITNNTFIIDNLELIEIKANNKSYFIDNSTLKKILENNISIIPVLEDSPALKNKLRGYIIEINGEKIKDSKELEKILKNYSPGEKIKIKTLYNNTIEDYEIILANHPLNSTKPYIGISSYQIKSNFISKIIYSLIPFIDYKPKFAHNLILFIKNLLFWIILINIGMAFFNMVPCSVLDGGRFFYVSILILTKSKKFAEKFYKIVSSLILFIFLVITFIWFFISFFK; encoded by the coding sequence TTGGAAAAAATAATAATAATAAGTGGTTTTATACTGATGATTATTGGAATATATTTAATTTATACTATTTTAAAAATTTTTATTTTTTCTCCAGAAACATATACAAATTTAGTAAAAGCTCCTCCTATCTTTCCTCTAGTACCTTATTTTACAGAAATTTTTAAAATTCAAATATTACCTCCATTTTATTTTACATATTGGATAATAATAATTGCAATAGCTTCTATAAGTCATGAATTTTTTCATGGAATATTCTTCAAAAAAGAAAATGTTAGAATAAAATCTACGGGATTTGCTTTTTTAGGTCCTTTTTTAGCTGCTTTTGTAGATCCAGAAGAAAAAGATATTAAAAAAATGAAAAATAGTAAACAATTGGCTGCAACAGCTGCAGGAACTTTTGCTAACCTTATTGTAGGAATTTTTTTTATTTTTATTTCTGTAATTTTTATACACTTAACATTTACTCCAATGGGGGCAACAATAACGGGTTATGGCGGTTCTTATATAAATGTTTCTTCAATAGATAAAATAACAAATAATACATTTATTATTGATAATCTAGAATTAATAGAAATAAAAGCAAATAACAAAAGTTATTTTATAGATAATTCTACATTAAAAAAAATATTAGAAAATAATATTTCTATTATTCCTGTTTTAGAAGATAGTCCTGCTTTAAAAAATAAATTGAGAGGTTATATTATTGAGATAAATGGAGAAAAAATAAAAGATTCTAAAGAATTAGAAAAAATTTTGAAAAATTATTCTCCTGGAGAAAAAATAAAAATAAAAACTTTATATAATAATACTATAGAAGACTATGAGATAATTTTAGCAAACCATCCTTTAAATAGTACAAAACCTTATATTGGTATATCATCTTACCAAATAAAATCTAATTTTATTTCTAAAATAATTTATAGTTTAATTCCATTTATTGATTATAAACCAAAATTTGCTCATAATCTAATTTTATTTATAAAGAATTTATTATTTTGGATAATTTTAATAAATATTGGAATGGCTTTTTTTAATATGGTTCCTTGTTCTGTATTAGATGGTGGTAGGTTTTTTTATGTTAGTATTTTAATTCTAACAAAATCAAAAAAATTTGCAGAAAAATTCTATAAAATCGTAAGTTCTTTAATACTTTTTATTTTTTTAGTAATCACTTTTATTTGGTTTTTTATTTCTTTTTTTAAATAA
- a CDS encoding translation initiation factor IF-5A produces MPLRLIDATNVKEGNIIMIDKEPCIVKSIDISKTGKHGAAKARIEAINIFDGKKKIIAASGHERYEVPMIKKVRAQVLSLYGNKASIMDLETFETFDILIDESLKQDIKENDNVEYWDVEGCGKIIKRKL; encoded by the coding sequence ATGCCACTAAGACTTATAGATGCCACTAATGTTAAAGAAGGTAATATAATAATGATAGATAAAGAACCTTGTATTGTAAAAAGTATAGATATAAGTAAAACTGGAAAACATGGAGCAGCAAAAGCTAGAATAGAAGCAATAAATATTTTTGATGGAAAAAAGAAAATTATTGCAGCTTCTGGACATGAGAGATATGAAGTTCCAATGATAAAAAAAGTTAGAGCACAAGTTTTATCTTTATATGGAAATAAAGCAAGTATAATGGATTTAGAAACATTTGAAACTTTTGATATTTTAATAGACGAATCTTTAAAACAAGATATAAAAGAAAATGATAATGTTGAATATTGGGATGTAGAGGGATGTGGTAAAATAATAAAAAGAAAATTATAA
- a CDS encoding peptidylprolyl isomerase has product MVLKKGDFIEIEFLGKTEDGEIFDTNIKEELKKMNIDSERKTIICIGEGMILKSIDNFLLGKDLGEYILKLKPEEAFGLRKKELIKLMPISVFKNSKEKLQPGMIFSFDNILGKIISISGGRVLVDFNNPLAGKNIIYEINIKSKIEDINEKIKALMNYFFKREFEYEIKDKKLIIEAEKNFFSFINLFKDNFKRILDLEIEIKEK; this is encoded by the coding sequence ATGGTATTAAAAAAAGGAGATTTTATTGAAATAGAATTTTTAGGAAAAACAGAAGATGGGGAAATATTTGATACAAATATTAAAGAAGAATTAAAAAAAATGAATATAGATTCAGAAAGAAAAACAATCATTTGTATAGGAGAAGGAATGATATTAAAATCAATAGATAATTTTTTATTAGGAAAAGATTTAGGAGAATATATCTTAAAATTAAAACCAGAAGAAGCATTTGGTTTGAGAAAAAAAGAATTAATAAAGTTAATGCCTATTTCTGTTTTTAAAAATTCAAAAGAAAAATTGCAACCAGGAATGATTTTTTCTTTTGATAATATTTTAGGAAAAATAATTTCTATAAGTGGAGGAAGGGTATTAGTTGATTTTAATAATCCTCTTGCAGGAAAAAATATTATTTATGAAATAAATATAAAATCAAAAATTGAAGATATAAATGAAAAAATAAAAGCATTAATGAATTATTTTTTTAAAAGAGAATTTGAATATGAAATTAAAGATAAAAAATTAATCATTGAAGCAGAAAAAAATTTTTTCAGTTTTATTAATTTATTTAAAGATAATTTTAAGAGAATTCTTGATTTAGAAATAGAAATTAAAGAAAAATAA
- the ftsZ gene encoding cell division protein FtsZ, translated as MAAELHMLNNELSEIDRELEELLKNQVSRIKVFGIGGGGGNTITRMKEIGIKGCEMIAVNTDAQDLLYTNADYKILIGRELTRGLGAGSNPKIGEEAAKESEHEIKKKLSNTDLIFITCGLGGGTGTGAAPVIAEMAKKQGALVIGVVTFPFTIEGRKRIENANYGLEKLEDCVDTLIIIPNDKLLELAPELPLQTAFKVADEILTNAVKGIAELITKAGLVNLDFADVKAVMTNGGVSLIGMGESDSQERAEEAVEKALENPLLDVDITNATGALVNIVGGPDLSLEEAKLIIEKVGSKLDPEAKLIWGAQISEDMEKAIRVMIIVTGVKSSQIVGKELSKTKKELESMEDEFGIEFFEEKNL; from the coding sequence ATGGCAGCAGAATTGCATATGCTAAATAACGAACTTTCTGAAATTGATAGAGAATTAGAAGAATTATTAAAGAACCAAGTTTCTAGAATAAAAGTATTTGGTATTGGTGGTGGTGGAGGTAATACTATAACAAGAATGAAAGAAATAGGTATAAAAGGATGTGAAATGATTGCTGTAAATACAGATGCTCAAGATTTGCTTTATACTAATGCTGATTATAAAATACTAATAGGAAGAGAATTAACAAGAGGATTGGGTGCGGGTAGTAATCCTAAGATAGGAGAAGAAGCAGCAAAAGAATCAGAACATGAAATAAAGAAAAAATTATCAAATACAGATTTAATTTTTATCACTTGCGGTTTAGGTGGTGGTACAGGAACTGGTGCAGCTCCAGTTATTGCAGAAATGGCAAAAAAACAAGGAGCTTTAGTAATAGGAGTTGTTACATTCCCATTTACAATAGAAGGAAGAAAAAGAATTGAAAATGCAAATTATGGTTTAGAGAAATTAGAGGATTGTGTTGATACATTGATAATAATACCAAATGATAAATTATTAGAATTAGCTCCAGAATTACCTTTACAAACCGCTTTTAAAGTAGCAGACGAAATATTGACTAATGCTGTAAAAGGAATAGCAGAATTAATAACAAAAGCCGGACTTGTGAACTTAGATTTTGCAGATGTTAAAGCAGTTATGACTAACGGAGGTGTTTCTTTAATTGGTATGGGGGAATCAGATTCACAAGAGAGAGCGGAAGAAGCTGTAGAAAAAGCGTTAGAAAATCCTTTATTAGATGTAGATATAACAAATGCTACAGGAGCTTTAGTAAATATAGTGGGTGGTCCAGATCTAAGTTTAGAAGAAGCAAAACTAATAATAGAAAAAGTTGGTTCTAAATTAGATCCAGAAGCAAAATTAATATGGGGTGCTCAAATTAGTGAAGATATGGAAAAAGCAATAAGAGTTATGATTATTGTTACAGGAGTTAAATCAAGCCAGATAGTTGGAAAAGAATTATCAAAAACAAAAAAAGAATTAGAAAGTATGGAAGATGAATTTGGTATAGAATTTTTTGAAGAAAAAAATTTATAA
- the amrS gene encoding AmmeMemoRadiSam system radical SAM enzyme: MEKEALFYNKISKKIVQCRLCPNYCTLNEGEKGKCNVRINKNGKLISLVYERPCSLAIDPIEKKPLFHFLPGKKTLSIATFGCNLKCKHCQNYEISQLTNNVISFKVKVKDVVKYAIKNKSKIISYTYTEPTIFYEYMLDICKEANKSKLRNVTVTNGYINKEPLLKLCKYIDASNIDIKSIKNEFYETICNAKLNPILESIKLMKKEGVWIELTNLIIPGFNDSDEEIFKLSSWVLSNLGDEVPLHFSAFFPNYEMLNIRPTPKEKVIRAREIALSLGLKYVYTGNINFEEGETTYCPDCKKPLIIRRRYNIIENKIKRGKCPFCKREIAGIWD; encoded by the coding sequence ATGGAAAAAGAGGCATTGTTTTATAATAAAATTTCTAAAAAAATTGTACAATGTAGATTATGTCCTAATTATTGTACTTTAAATGAAGGAGAGAAAGGAAAGTGTAATGTAAGAATTAATAAAAATGGAAAATTAATCTCCTTAGTTTATGAGAGACCATGCTCATTAGCTATAGATCCTATAGAAAAAAAACCATTATTCCATTTTTTACCAGGGAAAAAAACTTTAAGTATAGCTACATTTGGTTGTAATTTAAAATGTAAACATTGCCAAAATTATGAAATTTCACAATTAACTAATAACGTAATAAGTTTTAAAGTTAAAGTAAAAGATGTAGTAAAATATGCAATAAAGAATAAATCAAAAATAATTTCTTATACTTATACTGAACCAACGATATTTTATGAATATATGTTAGATATATGTAAAGAAGCAAATAAATCCAAATTAAGGAATGTTACAGTAACAAATGGTTACATCAATAAAGAACCTTTGTTAAAATTATGTAAATATATTGATGCATCAAATATTGATATAAAAAGTATAAAAAATGAATTTTATGAGACTATTTGTAATGCAAAATTGAACCCTATTTTAGAATCTATAAAGTTAATGAAAAAAGAAGGCGTTTGGATAGAATTAACTAATCTTATTATTCCTGGATTTAATGATTCTGATGAAGAAATTTTTAAATTATCTTCATGGGTTTTAAGCAATTTAGGTGACGAAGTTCCTCTACATTTTTCGGCTTTTTTTCCAAATTATGAGATGCTAAATATTAGACCGACTCCAAAAGAAAAAGTAATAAGAGCTAGAGAAATAGCCTTATCTTTAGGATTAAAATATGTATACACAGGAAATATAAACTTTGAAGAAGGAGAAACAACATATTGTCCTGATTGTAAAAAACCTTTAATAATAAGAAGAAGATATAATATAATAGAGAATAAAATTAAGAGAGGAAAATGTCCTTTTTGCAAAAGAGAAATTGCTGGTATTTGGGATTAA
- the cas4 gene encoding CRISPR-associated protein Cas4, which translates to MRFLNVTEIASYLYCPRKMYIKRIMKIKEKPTPRMIEGKIKHDIFDIFNKNEKEIITRIRKKIGREEILKMYKFEVLKILSEIIKINEEKILKYNINVFELKKNILNKLEREILLRVSSLEEGINKGYFEEKLWENLPRKYYSEIEIISKKLFLKGRIDRVEINDNIIPYEIKNKDRIYEEDKLQLVGYALLLEEKFDRKVNFGFIETKKEEKKIEINDKLKKEFLEILEEIKNVLKEKKSIPIISNFKKCQMCNFKNICFNENSF; encoded by the coding sequence ATGAGATTTTTAAATGTTACAGAAATTGCTTCTTATCTATATTGCCCAAGAAAGATGTATATAAAAAGAATAATGAAAATTAAAGAAAAACCAACACCTAGAATGATTGAAGGAAAGATTAAACATGATATTTTTGATATATTTAATAAAAATGAAAAAGAAATAATAACAAGAATAAGAAAAAAAATAGGCAGAGAAGAAATATTAAAGATGTATAAATTTGAAGTATTAAAAATATTAAGTGAAATAATAAAAATAAATGAAGAAAAAATTTTAAAATATAATATAAATGTATTTGAATTAAAGAAAAATATTTTAAATAAATTAGAAAGGGAAATTTTGTTGAGAGTATCTTCTCTGGAAGAAGGAATAAATAAAGGATATTTTGAAGAAAAATTATGGGAAAATTTACCAAGAAAATATTATTCAGAAATTGAGATAATTTCTAAAAAATTATTTTTAAAGGGAAGAATAGATAGGGTGGAGATAAATGATAATATTATTCCTTATGAAATAAAAAATAAAGATAGAATTTATGAAGAAGATAAACTGCAATTGGTTGGATATGCCTTATTGTTAGAAGAGAAATTTGATAGAAAAGTTAATTTTGGCTTTATAGAAACAAAAAAAGAAGAAAAGAAAATTGAAATTAATGATAAATTAAAGAAAGAATTTTTAGAAATTTTGGAAGAAATTAAAAATGTATTAAAAGAAAAGAAAAGTATACCAATAATCAGTAATTTTAAAAAATGTCAAATGTGTAATTTTAAAAATATTTGTTTTAATGAAAATTCATTTTAA
- a CDS encoding DNA primase small subunit domain-containing protein, with amino-acid sequence MKKESIKEISKIYYSRKEIQKAIKDFCKNRETITKYQENFGKRPNIIEYEDEILQEVKKGATSFHCSEELWKNPLDLSKNLDRKEMDELRIGWDLILDIDSKYFEYSKIMTKLIIKTLEFHDIKNYGIKFSGSKGFHIIIPWKAFPEKINNIEIRKMFPEFPRTIISYLHKFVEKELIKEISRITTKKDYIRDEQEAKRVIPDLVLVSSRHLFRTPYSLHEKTGLVSVVIEKKELDSFEPKDAHYLKIKVKNFYPEARKNEAKELLIQALDWKESIKKEEKIYTKNFEKIEIDKSTIYYPPCIKKILEGLDDGRKRALFILINYYRSLNFTKEEILKKVEEWNLKNKKPLKENYLLQQIKYNFLHKGILPPNCDKSYYKDIDICYSDDFCKKIKNPINYTILKNKIMKKK; translated from the coding sequence ATGAAAAAAGAGAGTATAAAAGAAATAAGCAAGATTTATTATTCTAGAAAAGAGATACAAAAAGCAATAAAAGATTTTTGTAAAAACAGAGAAACGATAACAAAATATCAAGAAAATTTTGGAAAAAGGCCAAATATAATAGAATATGAAGATGAAATCTTACAAGAAGTTAAAAAAGGTGCTACAAGTTTCCATTGTTCCGAAGAATTATGGAAAAATCCTTTAGATTTAAGTAAAAATTTAGATAGAAAAGAAATGGATGAATTAAGAATTGGTTGGGATTTAATTTTAGATATCGATAGTAAATACTTTGAATATAGTAAAATAATGACTAAGCTAATAATAAAAACCTTAGAATTCCATGATATAAAAAATTATGGAATAAAATTTTCTGGAAGCAAAGGATTCCACATAATAATTCCATGGAAAGCTTTTCCAGAAAAAATAAACAATATTGAAATAAGGAAGATGTTCCCAGAATTTCCTAGGACAATAATTTCTTATTTACATAAGTTTGTTGAAAAAGAATTAATAAAAGAAATTTCAAGGATAACAACAAAAAAAGATTACATAAGGGACGAACAAGAAGCAAAAAGAGTTATTCCCGACTTAGTTCTAGTTTCCTCAAGACATTTATTCAGAACTCCTTATTCTTTACATGAAAAAACTGGTTTAGTTTCTGTTGTTATAGAAAAAAAAGAATTAGATTCATTTGAACCGAAGGATGCTCATTACTTAAAAATAAAAGTAAAAAATTTTTATCCAGAAGCTAGAAAAAATGAAGCAAAGGAATTACTAATACAAGCATTAGATTGGAAAGAAAGTATAAAAAAAGAAGAAAAAATTTATACAAAAAATTTTGAAAAAATAGAAATAGACAAATCTACAATATATTACCCTCCGTGTATAAAAAAAATATTAGAAGGCTTAGATGATGGAAGAAAAAGAGCTCTTTTTATTTTAATAAATTATTATAGAAGTTTAAATTTTACAAAAGAAGAAATATTAAAAAAAGTAGAGGAATGGAATTTAAAAAATAAAAAACCTTTAAAAGAAAATTATTTATTACAACAAATAAAATATAATTTTTTACACAAGGGAATATTACCTCCTAATTGTGATAAATCTTATTACAAGGATATAGATATATGTTATTCTGATGATTTTTGTAAAAAGATAAAAAATCCTATTAATTATACTATACTAAAAAATAAAATAATGAAAAAAAAATGA
- a CDS encoding ribbon-helix-helix domain-containing protein translates to MKLRISATIEKETLEKIKKILNKGKYRNLSHFIEEAIKDFYERNKGGR, encoded by the coding sequence ATGAAATTAAGAATTTCTGCAACTATAGAAAAAGAAACTCTAGAAAAAATTAAAAAAATTCTTAATAAAGGAAAGTATCGTAATTTATCTCATTTTATAGAGGAGGCAATAAAAGATTTTTATGAGAGAAATAAAGGTGGAAGATAA
- a CDS encoding segregation/condensation protein A, whose translation MEKFEKEYFIDSKIGSEEFYNLITGKEVSWQSIIYDLINTEKLDPWNIDLVLLTNKYLERIKKLEEENFFISSKVLLAAALLLRIKSEILINRYIKSLDEILFGKEEKPKIKKEFNLEIKEIPPLFLKTPLPRYKKVSLQELINALNKAISTENRRIKKELIKKQIEYETEIVLPKKTFNIREKIRNIYARIITSFKKKQSKISYSELTNDNKEEKKICFLPILHLDSQKRILLEQEKHFDEIYIWLYKDYKKNFFNKNLQKGITKKEEEKKNLDKTENIASFDDPLANFFEAFALK comes from the coding sequence ATGGAAAAATTTGAAAAAGAATATTTTATTGACAGTAAAATTGGGTCAGAAGAATTTTATAATCTAATTACTGGAAAAGAAGTTTCATGGCAATCTATAATATATGATTTAATAAATACAGAAAAACTAGATCCTTGGAATATTGACTTAGTTTTATTAACGAATAAATATTTGGAAAGAATAAAAAAATTAGAAGAAGAAAATTTTTTTATTTCTTCTAAAGTTTTATTAGCTGCTGCATTACTATTAAGAATAAAATCAGAAATTTTAATTAATCGATATATAAAAAGTTTAGATGAAATACTTTTTGGAAAAGAAGAAAAACCGAAAATAAAAAAAGAATTTAATTTAGAAATAAAAGAGATCCCTCCTTTATTTTTAAAAACTCCTTTACCTAGGTATAAAAAAGTTTCTTTACAAGAATTAATAAATGCTTTAAATAAAGCTATATCTACAGAAAATAGAAGAATAAAGAAGGAATTAATAAAAAAACAAATTGAGTATGAAACAGAGATTGTTTTACCTAAAAAAACTTTCAACATAAGAGAAAAAATAAGAAATATTTATGCTAGAATCATTACTTCATTTAAGAAAAAGCAAAGTAAGATAAGTTATTCCGAATTAACAAATGATAATAAAGAAGAAAAGAAAATTTGTTTTTTACCTATATTACACTTAGATAGCCAAAAAAGAATTTTATTAGAACAAGAAAAACATTTTGATGAAATATATATATGGTTATATAAAGATTATAAAAAAAATTTTTTTAATAAAAATTTGCAAAAAGGAATTACAAAAAAAGAAGAAGAAAAGAAAAATTTAGATAAAACAGAAAATATTGCAAGTTTTGATGATCCTCTCGCAAATTTTTTTGAAGCTTTTGCATTAAAATAA
- a CDS encoding 30S ribosomal protein S27ae gives MAEKKEKKGKKKHINKKPSEKWKKYKIVGEKLEKERICPRCGIGVFLAKHKNRIYCGKCHYTEFSSN, from the coding sequence ATGGCAGAAAAAAAAGAAAAAAAAGGGAAAAAAAAGCATATTAATAAAAAACCTAGTGAGAAATGGAAAAAGTATAAGATAGTAGGAGAAAAATTGGAAAAAGAAAGAATATGTCCGAGATGTGGGATTGGAGTTTTTTTAGCAAAGCATAAAAATAGAATATATTGTGGGAAATGTCATTATACAGAATTCTCTTCTAACTAA
- a CDS encoding S6e family ribosomal protein yields MGFIVNISRRDGKTFHIELELENIIGRKINETINGEEIHSDLNGYILKITGLSDKAGFPSLPEEEGFSLRKKLLKYGRGMREKKPKGLRKKKTVRGNIICNETRQINMIVEKEGNKKLEEIFPDQCKPKEKKEENNKNVEEKIENKEEANK; encoded by the coding sequence ATGGGATTTATAGTAAATATATCAAGAAGAGATGGAAAAACTTTTCACATAGAATTAGAACTAGAAAATATTATAGGAAGAAAAATAAATGAAACAATAAATGGAGAAGAGATCCATTCTGACTTAAATGGATATATTTTAAAAATAACTGGCTTAAGTGATAAAGCTGGTTTTCCATCTTTACCAGAAGAAGAAGGATTTTCATTAAGAAAGAAACTACTAAAATATGGGAGAGGTATGAGAGAAAAGAAACCTAAAGGATTAAGAAAGAAAAAAACAGTAAGAGGTAATATTATATGTAATGAAACACGGCAAATAAACATGATTGTAGAAAAAGAAGGAAATAAAAAGCTTGAAGAAATTTTTCCTGATCAATGTAAACCAAAGGAAAAGAAAGAAGAAAATAATAAAAATGTTGAAGAAAAAATAGAAAATAAAGAAGAGGCAAATAAATAA
- a CDS encoding archaellin/type IV pilin N-terminal domain-containing protein, whose amino-acid sequence MNKKGLSTIVATLLIVLIAIAAVLVVWAVVNNMLKGQSEHLVKADCLNIVIDLKSCSKTNKNAIIEYTGGNVGVAMVSFLNSTASENKEISNLQIGFNTVTTTITDPTQAALTVYLDKDKKMVCGTIETISCT is encoded by the coding sequence ATGAACAAAAAAGGTTTATCTACAATTGTAGCAACTTTGCTTATTGTTTTAATAGCAATCGCAGCAGTTTTAGTTGTTTGGGCAGTTGTAAATAATATGCTAAAAGGACAATCAGAACATCTTGTTAAAGCAGATTGTCTAAATATAGTGATTGATTTAAAAAGTTGTTCAAAGACCAATAAAAATGCTATAATTGAATATACTGGTGGGAATGTTGGAGTAGCAATGGTTAGCTTTTTAAACTCAACAGCATCAGAAAACAAAGAAATATCAAATCTACAAATTGGTTTTAATACTGTAACAACCACTATTACAGATCCTACACAAGCAGCATTAACTGTTTATTTAGACAAAGATAAAAAGATGGTTTGTGGTACTATAGAAACAATTTCTTGTACTTAA
- a CDS encoding tRNA uridine(34) 5-carboxymethylaminomethyl modification radical SAM/GNAT enzyme Elp3, with translation MFIPKKNEIRKPSKTLAGVTPIAVMTYPRKCNHGTCLYCPSLDVPQSYTPLSPPVIRAKMLNYDPYKQVKARLKAFKLMNHPTDKIEIIVMGGTFLQYPLNYQYEFIKAIYDALNGKKSKNLEEAKKLNEKAKHRCVALCIETRPDSCSKEEIKRMLEFGCTRVELGVQIPDDYIYKKINRGHTVKDVIDATRRLKEAGFKVGYHIMPGLPYSNIKKDLILFKKIFSDERFRPDQLKIYPCQVLKSSALVELYKKGKYKPYTKEQISSLLIKMLKVVPEYCRVMRIMREIPPVYLVDGTTRIDLRAEIEYLLKKNKVKLKEIRYREIGFAMRDSKKEINNKLKLKKLEYKASKGKEIFLQFVNKDNILFALLRLRIRKNSSIVRELHVYGKAEKIGKKSKDGIQHKGLGKKLMKEAEKLTKYYKKKKIYVISGVGVRDYYRKLGYRLEEYYMVKDL, from the coding sequence ATGTTCATCCCTAAAAAAAACGAAATTCGAAAACCAAGTAAAACATTAGCAGGAGTTACTCCAATTGCAGTTATGACTTATCCAAGAAAATGTAATCATGGAACTTGTTTATATTGTCCTAGTTTAGATGTTCCGCAAAGTTATACTCCTTTATCTCCTCCTGTAATAAGAGCAAAAATGTTAAATTATGATCCATATAAACAAGTAAAAGCTAGATTAAAAGCATTTAAATTAATGAATCATCCTACTGATAAAATAGAAATTATTGTTATGGGCGGTACTTTTTTACAATATCCTTTAAATTATCAATATGAATTTATTAAAGCAATTTATGATGCTTTAAATGGAAAAAAATCAAAAAATTTAGAAGAAGCAAAAAAATTGAATGAAAAAGCAAAACATAGATGTGTTGCTTTATGTATAGAAACTAGACCGGATAGTTGTTCAAAAGAAGAAATAAAAAGAATGTTAGAATTTGGTTGCACTAGAGTTGAATTAGGCGTTCAAATACCTGATGATTACATTTATAAAAAAATTAATAGAGGACATACAGTTAAAGATGTTATTGATGCGACAAGAAGATTAAAAGAAGCTGGATTTAAAGTAGGATATCATATAATGCCTGGATTACCTTACAGTAATATTAAAAAAGATTTAATTCTTTTCAAGAAAATTTTTTCTGATGAAAGATTTAGACCAGATCAATTAAAAATTTATCCTTGTCAGGTTTTAAAGAGCTCTGCTCTTGTTGAATTATATAAAAAAGGAAAATATAAACCTTATACTAAAGAGCAAATATCTTCATTGTTAATTAAAATGTTAAAAGTTGTTCCAGAATATTGTAGAGTCATGAGGATAATGAGAGAGATCCCTCCAGTTTATCTGGTTGATGGGACAACAAGAATAGATTTAAGAGCAGAAATAGAATATTTACTCAAGAAGAATAAAGTAAAATTAAAAGAAATAAGATATAGAGAAATAGGATTTGCTATGAGAGATTCAAAAAAAGAAATAAATAATAAATTAAAATTGAAAAAATTAGAATATAAAGCATCTAAAGGAAAAGAAATATTTTTGCAATTTGTTAATAAAGATAATATTTTATTTGCTTTATTAAGATTGAGAATAAGAAAAAACTCTTCTATTGTAAGAGAGTTACATGTTTATGGGAAGGCAGAAAAAATAGGTAAAAAAAGTAAAGATGGAATACAACATAAAGGTCTTGGAAAAAAATTAATGAAAGAAGCAGAAAAGTTAACAAAATATTACAAAAAAAAGAAGATCTATGTTATTTCTGGGGTTGGAGTAAGAGATTATTACAGAAAATTAGGTTATAGATTAGAAGAATATTATATGGTAAAAGATTTATAA